A window from Bos indicus isolate NIAB-ARS_2022 breed Sahiwal x Tharparkar chromosome 1, NIAB-ARS_B.indTharparkar_mat_pri_1.0, whole genome shotgun sequence encodes these proteins:
- the GPR87 gene encoding G-protein coupled receptor 87, translated as MGLNLTLAKLPDNELHGPGNHTPSNTSDGSGKNTTVHNEFDTIVLPGLYLVIFVASILLNGLAVWIFFHIRNKTSFIFYLKNIVVADLIMTLTFPFRIVHDAGLGPWYFKFILCRYSSVLFYANMYTSIVFLGLISIDRYLKVVKPFGDSRMYSITFTKVLSVCVWVLMAVLSLPNIILTNVQPTRENIHECTKLKSPLGVKWHNAITYVNSCLFVVVLVILIGCYIAISRYIHKSSRQFISQSSRKRKHNQSIRVVVAVFFTCFLPYHLCRIPFTFSHLDRLLDESAHKILYYCKEMTLFLSACNVCLDPIIYFFMCRSFSRRLFKKSNIRTRSESIRSLQSVRRSEVRIYYDYTDV; from the coding sequence ATAATGAGCTGCATGGCCCAGGGAATCACACCCCAAGTAACACAAGCGATGGATCTGGAAAGAACACCACCGTTCACAACGAATTCGACACTATCGTCTTGCCTGGGCTTTACCTCGTTATATTCGTGGCAAGCATCTTGCTGAATGGTCTAGCAGTATGGATCTTCTTTCACATTAGGAATAAAACCAGCTTCATATTTTATCTCAAAAACATAGTGGTTGCCGACCTCATAATGACACTGACGTTTCCATTTCGAATAGTCCATGATGCAGGACTTGGACCTTGGTACTTCAAGTTTATCCTCTGCAGATACTCTTCGGTTTTATTTTACGCCAACATGTATACTTCCATTGTGTTTCTCGGGCTGATAAGCATTGATCGCTACCTGAAGGTGGTAAAGCCATTTGGCGACTCTCGCATGTACAGCATAACCTTTACAAAGGTTTTATCTGTCTGTGTTTGGGTGCTCATGGCTGTCCTGTCCTTGCCAAACATCATTCTAACCAATGTCCAACCAACTAGGGAAAATATTCATGAGTGCACGAAACTTAAGAGTCCTTTGGGAGTGAAATGGCATAATGCCATCACTTACGTCAACAGCTGCTTGTTCGTGGTTGTGCTGGTGATACTGATCGGGTGTTACATTGCCATTTCCAGGTACATTCACAAATCCAGCAGGCAATTCATAAGCCAGTCAAGCCGAAAGCGAAAACACAACCAGAGCATTAGAGTGGTCGTGGCTGTGTTCTTTACCTGTTTTCTACCCTATCACTTGTGTAGGATTCCCTTTACTTTCAGTCACTTGGACAGACTTTTAGATGAGTCGGCACACAAAATCCTGTATTACTGCAAAGAAATGACACTTTTCTTGTCTGCGTGCAACGTGTGCCTGGACCCAATCATTTACTTTTTCATGTGTCGCTCATTTTCAAGAAGGCTATTCAAAAAATCAAACATCAGAACAAGGAGCGAAAGCATCCGATCACTACAGAGTGTTAGAAGATCCGAGGTCCGCATATACTATGATTATACTGACGTGTAG